From a region of the Rhinatrema bivittatum chromosome 15, aRhiBiv1.1, whole genome shotgun sequence genome:
- the LOC115076979 gene encoding coadhesin-like isoform X2, with protein MIRLNGTSSILLKDPISTEIGEFLEGDTVVIELPRYLNISPSSFIRWIKEPSNLTLSGTKSSAIANRTQVLKIKGVMHKDFGYIRAIVYGYISGVPVKVMVAQQLFLLKKDLSKVCQGTRSEDNCKCNPGFEGNGIHCVDKDECVEGMPLVCLPQATCINTYGSYICQCPEGFEGDGLYSCIDIDECATEASHCNPKAICVNTLGSYICVCQSGFIERGNHCKERSTWTPWSPWSICTVSCVRQNQMRIRLCTHPESGMRCEGPSAQLKPCPVKNSCPVDSLWSPWTAWTPCPLSCGLAMVSRFRRCISPSPGHSGKNCVGSAYEEGSCGFPFLRTGTCRFQLCCSICNRDQRKRTALLVLARAEYQ; from the exons ATGATCAGATTAAATGGTacaagttctattcttctgaaggaccccatttccacag AAATTGGTGAGTTCTTGGAAGGTGATACCGTCGTCATTGAGCTGCCTCGCTACCTCAACATCTCCCCCTCCAGCTTCATACGATGGATCAAGGAGCCTTCAAATCTGACTCTGTCTGGGACAAAGTCTTCAGCGATCGCCAACAGAACTCAAGTGCTTAAAATCAAAGGAGTAAT GCACAAGGATTTCGGCTACATCCGAGCAATTGTGTACGGTTACATCTCAGGAGTCCCAGTCAAAGTCATGGTGGCACAGCAGCTCTTCCTCTTGAAAAAAG ATTTAAGTAAAGTGTGCCAGGGGACCCGGAGTGAAGATAACTGCAAATGTAACCCTGGGTTTGAGGGGAACGGGATTCACTGTGTTG ACAAAGATGAGTGTGTGGAAGGAATGCCGCTGGTGTGTTTGCCCCAGGCGACATGTATCAACACGTACGGCTCCTATATTTGCCAGTGTCCTGAGGGATTTGAAGGAGACGGCTTATACAGCTGCATAG ACATAGATGAGTGTGCAACAGAGGCCTCTCACTGTAATCCCAAAGCCATTTGTGTGAATACTCTTGGGTCCTACATATGTGTCTGCCAGAGTGGGTTTATAGAGCGTGGGAACCACTGTAAAG AGAGAAGCACGTGGACGCCATGGTCCCCTTGGTCGATCTGCACTGTCTCATGTGTGCGCCAGAACCAGATGCGCATCCGTCTGTGCACCCATCCAGAGAGCGGGATGCGGTGCGAAGGTCCTTCTGCCCAACTCAAGCCTTGCCCAGTGAAGAATTCATGCCCCG TGGACAGCCTGTGGTCCCCGTGGACAGCCTGGACCCCCTGTCCTCTCTCCTGTGGGCTGGCGATGGTGAGCCGTTTCCGACGCTGCATCAGCCCCAGCCCTGGGCACAGCGGGAAGAACTGTGTTGGATCTGCCTATGAGGAGGGCTCCTGTGGCTTCCCG TTCCTCAGAACCGGGACGTGCCGTTTCCAGTTGTGCTGCAGCATCTGCAACCGGGATCAGAGAAAACGAACAGCGCTACTGGTGCTAGCGAGGGCCGAGTACCAGTAA
- the LOC115076979 gene encoding coadhesin-like isoform X3, whose translation MPVGRPLHLLFRCSWSIHHTSLLFKTMGAYISLKINGKEIFDVPFLVTEAFPPVNASCLEYFRHKDFGYIRAIVYGYISGVPVKVMVAQQLFLLKKDLSKVCQGTRSEDNCKCNPGFEGNGIHCVDKDECVEGMPLVCLPQATCINTYGSYICQCPEGFEGDGLYSCIDIDECATEASHCNPKAICVNTLGSYICVCQSGFIERGNHCKERSTWTPWSPWSICTVSCVRQNQMRIRLCTHPESGMRCEGPSAQLKPCPVKNSCPVDSLWSPWTAWTPCPLSCGLAMVSRFRRCISPSPGHSGKNCVGSAYEEGSCGFPFLRTGTCRFQLCCSICNRDQRKRTALLVLARAEYQ comes from the exons ATGCCAGTGGGGCGGCCCTTGCACCTGCTTTTCAGGTGTTCCTGGTCCATACATCACACTTCCTTACTTTTTAAAACAATGGGAGCCTACATTTCTCTTAAGATAAATGGAAAAGAGATATTTGATGTTCCTTTTCTAGTAACAGAAGCTTTTCCCCCAGTTAATGCATCGTGTTTGGAATATTTCAGGCACAAGGATTTCGGCTACATCCGAGCAATTGTGTACGGTTACATCTCAGGAGTCCCAGTCAAAGTCATGGTGGCACAGCAGCTCTTCCTCTTGAAAAAAG ATTTAAGTAAAGTGTGCCAGGGGACCCGGAGTGAAGATAACTGCAAATGTAACCCTGGGTTTGAGGGGAACGGGATTCACTGTGTTG ACAAAGATGAGTGTGTGGAAGGAATGCCGCTGGTGTGTTTGCCCCAGGCGACATGTATCAACACGTACGGCTCCTATATTTGCCAGTGTCCTGAGGGATTTGAAGGAGACGGCTTATACAGCTGCATAG ACATAGATGAGTGTGCAACAGAGGCCTCTCACTGTAATCCCAAAGCCATTTGTGTGAATACTCTTGGGTCCTACATATGTGTCTGCCAGAGTGGGTTTATAGAGCGTGGGAACCACTGTAAAG AGAGAAGCACGTGGACGCCATGGTCCCCTTGGTCGATCTGCACTGTCTCATGTGTGCGCCAGAACCAGATGCGCATCCGTCTGTGCACCCATCCAGAGAGCGGGATGCGGTGCGAAGGTCCTTCTGCCCAACTCAAGCCTTGCCCAGTGAAGAATTCATGCCCCG TGGACAGCCTGTGGTCCCCGTGGACAGCCTGGACCCCCTGTCCTCTCTCCTGTGGGCTGGCGATGGTGAGCCGTTTCCGACGCTGCATCAGCCCCAGCCCTGGGCACAGCGGGAAGAACTGTGTTGGATCTGCCTATGAGGAGGGCTCCTGTGGCTTCCCG TTCCTCAGAACCGGGACGTGCCGTTTCCAGTTGTGCTGCAGCATCTGCAACCGGGATCAGAGAAAACGAACAGCGCTACTGGTGCTAGCGAGGGCCGAGTACCAGTAA
- the LOC115076979 gene encoding adhesion G protein-coupled receptor E1-like isoform X1 yields MFKDRAVFWLALLGAIGPSKTFINDPYYLRCLSEGIACHQKAICQLDIMTNSFYCQCLPGYTGDGINYCQEPRVKVTVFNESACTAGTRKQVCLLKKMPGENTTLRVSVKGSYKHDQIKWYKFYSSEGPHFHRHKDFGYIRAIVYGYISGVPVKVMVAQQLFLLKKDLSKVCQGTRSEDNCKCNPGFEGNGIHCVDKDECVEGMPLVCLPQATCINTYGSYICQCPEGFEGDGLYSCIDIDECATEASHCNPKAICVNTLGSYICVCQSGFIERGNHCKERSTWTPWSPWSICTVSCVRQNQMRIRLCTHPESGMRCEGPSAQLKPCPVKNSCPVDSLWSPWTAWTPCPLSCGLAMVSRFRRCISPSPGHSGKNCVGSAYEEGSCGFPEEFCKYLSQP; encoded by the exons ATGTTTAAGGACAGGGCGGTCTTCTGGCTGGCGTTACTGGGAGCTATAGGTCCAAGCAAAACTTTTATAAACG ATCCGTACTACCTGAGATGCCTTTCAGAGGGAATCGCCTGCCATCAAAAAGCTATTTGTCAACTGGACATAATGACAAATTCCTTCTATTGTCAGTGTTTGCCTGGATATACTGGTGATGGAATTAATTACTGCCAAG agcCTAGGGTAAAAGTTACAGTTTTCAATGAATCTGCTTGTACGGCTGGCACCAGAAAGCAGGTCTGTCTTCTAAAGAAGATGCCAGGGGAAAATACCACCTTGAGGGTGTCGGTCAAGGGGAGCTACAAACATGATCAGATTAAATGGTacaagttctattcttctgaaggaccccatttccacag GCACAAGGATTTCGGCTACATCCGAGCAATTGTGTACGGTTACATCTCAGGAGTCCCAGTCAAAGTCATGGTGGCACAGCAGCTCTTCCTCTTGAAAAAAG ATTTAAGTAAAGTGTGCCAGGGGACCCGGAGTGAAGATAACTGCAAATGTAACCCTGGGTTTGAGGGGAACGGGATTCACTGTGTTG ACAAAGATGAGTGTGTGGAAGGAATGCCGCTGGTGTGTTTGCCCCAGGCGACATGTATCAACACGTACGGCTCCTATATTTGCCAGTGTCCTGAGGGATTTGAAGGAGACGGCTTATACAGCTGCATAG ACATAGATGAGTGTGCAACAGAGGCCTCTCACTGTAATCCCAAAGCCATTTGTGTGAATACTCTTGGGTCCTACATATGTGTCTGCCAGAGTGGGTTTATAGAGCGTGGGAACCACTGTAAAG AGAGAAGCACGTGGACGCCATGGTCCCCTTGGTCGATCTGCACTGTCTCATGTGTGCGCCAGAACCAGATGCGCATCCGTCTGTGCACCCATCCAGAGAGCGGGATGCGGTGCGAAGGTCCTTCTGCCCAACTCAAGCCTTGCCCAGTGAAGAATTCATGCCCCG TGGACAGCCTGTGGTCCCCGTGGACAGCCTGGACCCCCTGTCCTCTCTCCTGTGGGCTGGCGATGGTGAGCCGTTTCCGACGCTGCATCAGCCCCAGCCCTGGGCACAGCGGGAAGAACTGTGTTGGATCTGCCTATGAGGAGGGCTCCTGTGGCTTCCCG GAGGAATTTTGCAAATATTTGAGCCAGCCTTAG